A single region of the Gemella sp. zg-570 genome encodes:
- a CDS encoding M15 family metallopeptidase → MKKLLSFLAVLVLFLGLIFYNLYYKEEQVANKQKEVTTKTETKKEEKVATNTNLTPETAKEPTIVKGLMVINKKHPLPKSYNKGEDPKAREQVNKIIREAQSLGLNVSNQTSGFRSYETQKNLYNNYVAVHGKKEADTFSARPGYSEHQSGLAFDLIDREGQLLGAEDTRKTSKQAAKWLADNAHRFGFIIRYKDEFTNSTGYMAEAWHIRYVGEAIAREIYEKNISLEEYLGVEGGDYKE, encoded by the coding sequence ATGAAAAAATTATTATCATTTTTAGCAGTGCTAGTTTTATTTTTAGGGCTTATTTTTTATAATCTGTATTACAAGGAAGAGCAAGTTGCTAATAAACAAAAAGAAGTTACTACAAAAACAGAAACTAAGAAAGAAGAAAAGGTTGCAACCAACACCAACTTAACACCAGAAACTGCCAAAGAACCAACGATTGTAAAGGGGCTAATGGTGATAAATAAAAAACATCCCTTGCCAAAATCTTATAACAAGGGAGAAGACCCAAAAGCTAGAGAGCAGGTCAATAAGATTATAAGAGAAGCCCAGAGTTTAGGTTTAAATGTTTCTAATCAAACGTCGGGTTTTAGAAGTTATGAAACTCAGAAAAATCTCTATAACAACTATGTGGCTGTTCATGGTAAAAAAGAGGCTGACACATTTTCTGCAAGACCGGGTTATAGCGAACACCAGAGTGGCTTAGCCTTCGACCTAATAGATAGGGAGGGGCAACTTCTTGGAGCAGAAGATACAAGAAAAACAAGCAAGCAAGCAGCTAAGTGGTTAGCAGACAATGCTCATAGATTTGGTTTTATAATAAGATATAAAGATGAATTTACCAATAGCACAGGATACATGGCAGAGGCTTGGCATATTAGATATGTTGGAGAGGCTATTGCTAGGGAAATATACGAAAAAAATATTTCTTTAGAAGAATATCTTGGTGTTGAAGGTGGAGATTATAAGGAATAG
- a CDS encoding PRD domain-containing protein — MDIFNYDNRSLRILNILEENFIVQEKYFSDIFRVGQKTIQNEIKDLNAMLGDAAYIKYDSGGYLLYIVKFEKYVNIKSSIYDMYKNFDSSKVRLVYIFKKLMESKVSHTIDDLAFDMIVSRSTLLSDINKLKDIVKEYKLSIIGKTNVGINVKGAEKDIRMFVIENIYNYIYKEDIFDKEDNDYINELLIKHHIDFQIKSEFIKYLTVSLDRFANGFYLHFTKNQYDELLNFYTSEFLEDICNYIKGKYQLELSQDEKKFLTICFATMRLATNIASINKSLKDNQEYKQLVAHILGEIYFEYGIDFDISNMVEEFMYHIYFLMQRQKYGVNYSNNMTETIKEKYVMSYKIAQLASGVIQKDYGYQISEAEVCYLAVYFETFINKLSINFDKMKVLLITKTGSAFRELMIFQLESKLKEHIYLTVSSPYENVDYKDYQLVISTVKKDFPEDVRVIFQPEILDIAYIKKEIGLMRYIDKANMPIIRGVESVLISSISEETFFICDPQKTYHENVHNIVNKLIEKNIVDKMFLERVIEREKRSSMIFTDQVAFPHVINLKSNLFILSLGVSEDGFSDKPDLKLIFLAAIPADDSYSMLLVKTYDELISMMKDEKFLTGISKLKNYTDLVHYFIKETNLYR, encoded by the coding sequence GTGGATATTTTCAACTATGATAATAGAAGTTTGCGGATACTAAATATATTAGAAGAAAATTTTATCGTACAGGAAAAATATTTTTCGGATATATTTAGAGTTGGGCAAAAAACCATTCAAAATGAAATCAAAGATTTAAATGCTATGCTAGGAGATGCTGCCTACATTAAATATGATAGCGGTGGCTATCTCCTCTACATTGTGAAATTTGAAAAATATGTAAATATTAAATCTAGTATTTATGATATGTATAAAAATTTTGACTCTAGTAAAGTTCGATTGGTTTATATTTTTAAAAAATTGATGGAAAGTAAAGTATCACACACTATTGATGATTTGGCTTTTGATATGATTGTTAGCCGTAGTACACTACTCAGCGATATTAATAAATTAAAAGATATTGTCAAAGAATACAAACTCTCCATAATTGGAAAAACGAATGTTGGTATAAATGTAAAAGGAGCTGAAAAAGACATTCGGATGTTTGTTATTGAAAATATTTATAATTATATTTATAAAGAGGATATTTTCGATAAAGAGGATAATGATTATATCAACGAACTACTCATAAAACATCATATTGATTTTCAAATAAAAAGTGAGTTTATTAAATATTTAACTGTATCACTAGACAGATTTGCCAATGGATTTTATTTACATTTCACCAAAAACCAGTATGATGAATTATTAAATTTTTACACGTCAGAATTTTTAGAAGATATATGTAACTATATTAAAGGAAAATATCAGTTAGAATTATCGCAAGATGAAAAGAAATTTTTAACAATTTGCTTTGCTACGATGAGATTAGCAACTAATATTGCAAGCATTAATAAAAGTTTGAAAGATAATCAAGAGTATAAACAACTTGTTGCTCATATTCTTGGAGAAATTTATTTTGAGTATGGTATTGATTTTGATATTTCAAATATGGTGGAAGAATTTATGTATCATATTTACTTTTTAATGCAAAGACAAAAATATGGTGTTAATTATAGTAACAATATGACGGAAACTATCAAAGAAAAATATGTTATGTCCTACAAGATTGCACAATTAGCTTCAGGCGTTATCCAAAAAGATTATGGTTATCAGATTTCGGAAGCTGAAGTTTGTTATTTGGCAGTATATTTTGAAACTTTTATTAATAAGCTGAGTATTAATTTTGATAAAATGAAAGTTTTGCTAATCACAAAAACAGGCTCAGCTTTTAGGGAACTTATGATTTTTCAGTTGGAATCAAAACTCAAAGAGCATATTTATTTAACGGTTTCTTCTCCTTATGAAAATGTTGACTATAAAGATTATCAACTTGTAATTTCGACGGTAAAAAAAGATTTTCCTGAAGATGTACGAGTAATATTTCAGCCAGAAATTTTAGATATTGCCTATATAAAAAAAGAAATTGGTTTGATGAGGTATATTGACAAGGCAAACATGCCAATTATTAGAGGTGTGGAGTCGGTACTTATTAGCTCTATTTCAGAAGAAACATTTTTCATATGCGACCCACAAAAAACTTACCACGAGAACGTACATAATATAGTCAATAAGTTGATAGAAAAAAATATTGTTGACAAGATGTTTTTAGAACGTGTTATTGAGAGAGAAAAGCGTTCGTCTATGATTTTTACAGACCAAGTGGCTTTTCCCCATGTAATAAATCTTAAATCTAATCTTTTTATATTGTCTTTAGGAGTTAGTGAAGATGGTTTTTCTGATAAACCAGATTTGAAACTAATTTTTCTAGCAGCCATACCTGCTGACGATAGTTATTCTATGCTACTTGTAAAAACTTATGATGAGTTGATTTCAATGATGAAAGATGAAAAGTTTCTCACTGGAATATCAAAATTAAAAAATTACACAGATTTAGTTCATTACTTTATCAAAGAAACAAATTTATACAGATAG
- a CDS encoding transcriptional regulator GutM, translating to MNIVALGFLLLIAFILQYLLTYIQIQSFHKYYRKMRQKGCVVIGRKKGAFRAGAIVMFAIDDKQKVIDGAVMQGVTVLARFHRYDAFKGINVATINEGDCKALGLSKSLTSAILDGVVTFKTVANGDEVSMPPSPFIKIYRKLKFNS from the coding sequence ATGAACATAGTTGCTCTTGGTTTTTTGCTATTGATAGCTTTTATTTTACAGTATCTATTGACCTATATTCAGATACAAAGTTTTCACAAATACTATCGCAAAATGCGTCAAAAAGGATGTGTTGTTATAGGAAGAAAAAAAGGGGCTTTCCGTGCTGGTGCAATTGTGATGTTTGCAATAGATGACAAACAAAAAGTCATAGACGGTGCAGTGATGCAAGGAGTAACTGTTCTTGCAAGATTTCACAGATATGATGCTTTTAAGGGTATAAATGTAGCTACTATTAATGAAGGTGATTGTAAAGCTTTGGGCTTGTCTAAGTCCTTAACAAGTGCAATTTTAGACGGAGTTGTAACATTCAAAACTGTTGCAAATGGTGACGAGGTGTCAATGCCACCGAGTCCATTTATAAAAATTTATCGCAAATTAAAATTTAATTCATAA
- a CDS encoding PTS glucitol/sorbitol transporter subunit IIC, whose protein sequence is MDYIVQLASGFTGLFDEGAKTFVSWVTGIIPKVLLLLVFMNALIAFIGPKRVDNFAKLCSKNVVLAYGVLPFLSAFMLGNPMALSMGKFLPERMKPSYYASASYHCHTNSGIFPHINVGEIFIYLGIANGITQLGLNITPLAIHYLLVGLVMNFFAGWVTDFTTKIVMKQQGIMLKNELQIK, encoded by the coding sequence ATGGATTATATTGTTCAATTGGCTTCTGGATTTACAGGCTTATTCGATGAGGGTGCAAAAACCTTTGTTAGTTGGGTAACTGGAATTATTCCAAAAGTATTATTATTACTTGTATTTATGAATGCATTGATTGCATTTATCGGACCTAAGCGTGTTGATAACTTTGCAAAACTGTGTTCAAAAAATGTGGTGTTGGCTTATGGAGTCTTGCCATTCTTATCAGCCTTTATGCTAGGAAATCCTATGGCACTATCTATGGGTAAATTTTTACCAGAACGTATGAAACCAAGTTATTATGCTTCTGCATCTTATCACTGTCATACAAATAGTGGTATTTTTCCACATATTAATGTCGGAGAAATTTTTATTTACCTAGGAATAGCAAATGGAATTACACAATTAGGTCTAAACATAACACCTTTAGCAATTCACTATTTATTGGTTGGTTTAGTCATGAATTTCTTTGCAGGTTGGGTTACTGATTTTACAACAAAAATCGTAATGAAACAACAAGGAATTATGTTGAAAAATGAATTGCAGATAAAATAA
- a CDS encoding PTS glucitol/sorbitol transporter subunit IIB, which produces MTYNSIRIEKGSGGFGGPLTVTPKPGKDVLLYITGGGAEPEIVEKIVSLTGCRAVNGFKTSVPDEEIFLVIIDCGGTLRCGIYPQKRIPTINIMPVGPSGPLAKFIKEDIYVSAVGLNEIKSVDGLASSEEKIVYSSEEKREFKYSADKKVSQTLAENSKSSLVQKIGMNVGKFVHTLYQAGRDAVQAMITTILPFMAFVAMLIGIIQGSGFGDWFAKLLTPLAGNIYGLVALGFVCSIPILSALLGPGAVIAQIIGTLIGVEIGKGNIPPSLALPALFAINTQCACDFIPVGLGLAEAEPETVEVGVVSVLYSRFIIGVPRVIVAWLASFGLY; this is translated from the coding sequence ATGACTTACAATAGTATTCGTATTGAAAAAGGAAGTGGAGGTTTTGGTGGTCCTTTAACAGTTACACCAAAACCAGGGAAAGATGTACTACTTTATATTACAGGTGGAGGAGCAGAACCTGAAATTGTTGAGAAAATAGTTTCACTTACGGGTTGCCGTGCTGTAAATGGTTTTAAAACATCTGTACCTGATGAAGAAATATTTTTAGTTATTATTGATTGTGGTGGGACACTGCGTTGTGGTATTTATCCACAAAAACGTATTCCGACAATAAATATTATGCCTGTTGGACCTAGTGGACCGCTTGCTAAATTTATTAAAGAAGACATTTATGTTTCAGCAGTAGGTTTGAATGAAATTAAATCTGTAGATGGTCTAGCAAGTAGTGAGGAAAAAATAGTTTATTCTTCAGAGGAAAAACGTGAATTTAAATATAGTGCTGATAAAAAAGTATCTCAAACATTGGCAGAAAATTCAAAATCATCTCTTGTTCAAAAAATAGGTATGAATGTTGGGAAATTTGTTCATACCTTGTATCAAGCAGGACGTGATGCAGTACAAGCTATGATTACAACTATTTTGCCATTTATGGCATTTGTGGCGATGTTAATAGGTATTATTCAGGGTTCTGGTTTTGGAGATTGGTTTGCCAAATTATTAACACCATTAGCAGGTAATATTTATGGATTAGTTGCCTTAGGTTTTGTTTGTTCAATTCCAATTTTATCTGCCTTACTTGGACCAGGTGCGGTTATTGCACAAATTATCGGTACATTAATTGGGGTTGAAATTGGAAAAGGAAATATACCTCCAAGTTTAGCATTACCTGCATTGTTTGCAATTAATACACAATGTGCGTGTGATTTTATCCCAGTAGGATTAGGTTTAGCCGAAGCAGAACCAGAAACAGTAGAAGTAGGAGTTGTTTCTGTACTATATTCTAGATTTATTATAGGAGTTCCTCGTGTTATTGTTGCTTGGTTAGCAAGCTTTGGTTTGTATTAA
- a CDS encoding PTS glucitol/sorbitol transporter subunit IIA gives MLVYENTVKEKGVLVKELGDSMFITFGDNAPETLKDYCYSIAIKPTKAKIKVGQRLIIDGSDYEIIAVGDIAEHNLVQLGHLTVNFSDDSNVLPGAIAVENKQCPVLEIGTVIRIEE, from the coding sequence GTGTTAGTATACGAAAATACAGTTAAAGAAAAGGGAGTTTTAGTTAAAGAACTTGGCGATAGTATGTTTATTACTTTTGGAGATAATGCACCAGAAACTTTGAAAGATTATTGTTATAGTATCGCTATAAAACCTACAAAAGCAAAAATTAAAGTAGGACAACGTTTGATAATAGACGGTTCAGATTATGAAATTATTGCGGTAGGAGATATTGCTGAACATAATTTGGTGCAACTAGGACATCTAACAGTTAATTTTAGTGATGATAGCAATGTTTTACCTGGAGCTATTGCCGTAGAAAATAAACAATGTCCAGTCTTAGAAATAGGAACAGTAATTCGAATAGAAGAGTAA
- a CDS encoding SDR family oxidoreductase, whose amino-acid sequence MTTWLNLTGKTAIVTGGYSGIGAAVVQEFLNQGCNVVVSDLQEKQSDNDKLMYLACDVSKREDVEKMVTKTLEKFGSIDILVNNAGINIPTLLVDSKKSYSKYELNDAVYDKVMDINVKGVYLVAQTVGRIFVEKGSGVIINMSSECGLEGSEGQSIYAASKNAVNSFTRSWAKELGKYGVRVVGVAPGILEATGLRTLAYEQALAYTRGITVEKIREGYTSSKTTPLARDGKLSEVADLVAYLASERASYVHGVTYNVAGGKTRG is encoded by the coding sequence ATGACAACATGGTTAAATTTAACAGGAAAAACAGCGATAGTTACAGGTGGTTATTCAGGTATAGGAGCAGCAGTTGTACAAGAATTTTTAAATCAGGGTTGTAATGTAGTAGTTAGTGATTTGCAAGAAAAACAATCAGATAATGATAAACTTATGTACCTAGCGTGTGATGTATCAAAACGTGAAGATGTAGAAAAAATGGTAACCAAAACATTAGAAAAATTTGGTAGTATTGATATCTTGGTAAACAATGCAGGAATTAATATACCGACATTACTAGTAGACAGTAAAAAAAGTTATAGTAAGTATGAATTAAATGATGCTGTTTATGATAAAGTAATGGATATTAATGTAAAAGGTGTTTATCTAGTAGCACAAACTGTTGGACGAATTTTTGTTGAAAAAGGTAGTGGTGTTATTATTAATATGTCGTCAGAATGTGGATTAGAAGGTTCAGAAGGGCAAAGTATCTATGCAGCTAGTAAGAATGCAGTTAATTCTTTTACACGCTCTTGGGCAAAAGAATTAGGAAAATACGGGGTGCGAGTTGTAGGCGTAGCACCTGGTATTTTAGAAGCAACAGGTTTACGAACATTAGCTTATGAGCAAGCACTAGCTTACACAAGAGGAATTACGGTTGAGAAAATTCGTGAAGGCTACACAAGTAGCAAGACAACACCGCTTGCTAGAGATGGAAAACTTAGTGAAGTAGCAGACCTTGTAGCATATTTGGCTAGTGAACGTGCAAGTTATGTTCATGGAGTAACCTATAATGTTGCAGGTGGAAAAACCCGTGGCTAG
- a CDS encoding transaldolase family protein — protein sequence MTNILVDSSDIEEIKKIADYYPISGITTNPSILAKENSDLQKKMYEIKKFVNSHYEIHVQTTEKIAEKILSEAIKLHKFFGGKFFIKIPISKEGLKAVSLCKKEGIGVTVTSIFTSSQVFAAAKAGADYVAPYVNRMANMGMESIKVLADMQKILSSYNTKILAASFKNIEQFTDLLVIGVDTVTVSTDLLEQSIWHPYTDKSISDFEVDWNKTFGNLRVGDFI from the coding sequence ATGACAAATATACTAGTAGATAGTAGCGATATAGAAGAAATAAAAAAAATTGCAGACTATTATCCTATATCGGGCATTACCACAAATCCCTCTATTTTAGCAAAAGAGAATTCAGATTTGCAAAAGAAAATGTATGAGATTAAAAAATTTGTAAATTCACACTATGAAATACATGTTCAAACGACAGAAAAAATTGCCGAAAAAATTTTATCTGAAGCTATAAAATTACATAAGTTTTTTGGAGGTAAATTCTTTATTAAAATTCCTATTTCAAAAGAAGGTTTAAAAGCTGTTTCTTTGTGTAAAAAGGAAGGTATTGGAGTAACGGTAACTTCTATTTTTACATCTTCTCAAGTGTTTGCCGCAGCCAAAGCAGGTGCTGATTATGTTGCTCCCTATGTCAACAGAATGGCAAACATGGGTATGGAATCTATAAAAGTATTAGCTGATATGCAAAAAATTTTATCTTCTTATAATACAAAAATATTAGCTGCAAGTTTTAAAAATATTGAACAATTTACAGACTTATTAGTAATTGGAGTAGACACTGTTACAGTCTCTACAGATTTATTAGAACAAAGTATTTGGCACCCCTATACAGACAAATCTATTTCAGATTTTGAAGTAGATTGGAATAAAACATTCGGTAATTTAAGGGTTGGAGATTTTATATAA
- a CDS encoding arsenate reductase family protein, with amino-acid sequence MKIYEYPKCSTCRAAKKFIKNNDIDAEFIDVTKQTPTKEDIKNILKNFGVPIKKLFNSSGILYREGKLKEILPNLSLDEQIDLLLSDGMLIKRPLAFDVDNEVFLLGFKEEEWEKQIK; translated from the coding sequence ATGAAAATTTACGAATATCCGAAATGCTCAACTTGTAGAGCGGCTAAAAAATTTATCAAAAACAATGATATTGATGCTGAATTTATTGATGTAACAAAGCAAACACCAACAAAAGAAGATATAAAAAATATTTTGAAAAACTTTGGTGTACCAATAAAAAAACTTTTTAATTCTAGCGGTATCCTTTACAGAGAAGGCAAGCTAAAAGAAATACTACCAAATCTTTCTTTAGACGAGCAAATTGACCTACTTTTAAGCGACGGTATGCTTATAAAAAGACCCCTTGCTTTTGATGTGGATAATGAGGTCTTTTTACTAGGCTTTAAGGAAGAAGAATGGGAAAAACAAATTAAATAA
- a CDS encoding VanZ family protein, which produces MPSKKTHLISNILFCLYLVFLTWIIIFKLDLDVFSFIKNHSARNINLLPYAYMNKLEVFLNILVFIPFGIYGKIISDNSSGLSVISYAFSLSFFYEAAQYIFGVGYSDITDLIDNTLGAIIGVLLFKILNLTFKEHTQTLVNFFALAVVFAFLYVLHSYHLL; this is translated from the coding sequence ATGCCATCAAAAAAAACACATTTAATATCCAATATTTTATTCTGCCTCTACCTAGTATTTTTAACTTGGATTATTATTTTCAAATTAGACCTGGATGTTTTTTCTTTTATTAAAAATCATTCTGCAAGAAATATCAATCTTCTTCCCTATGCCTATATGAATAAACTAGAGGTATTTTTAAATATTTTAGTATTTATTCCCTTTGGTATTTACGGAAAAATTATTTCTGATAATTCTAGTGGCCTTTCTGTGATTTCCTACGCCTTTAGTCTTAGCTTTTTTTACGAAGCAGCCCAGTACATTTTTGGTGTTGGTTATAGCGACATTACCGACCTAATAGACAATACTCTGGGTGCAATAATCGGTGTTCTACTTTTTAAAATACTAAATCTAACTTTTAAAGAACATACCCAGACCCTAGTAAACTTTTTTGCCCTAGCAGTGGTTTTCGCTTTTCTTTATGTATTACATAGCTATCATTTACTATAA
- a CDS encoding aminopeptidase yields MTLEQRIENYAKVVAKIGINTQVDQEIVIRSSIEARDFALKVSEECYKLGAKKVSIDWNDQKLKRQSLTYASKESLAEFPEWLVSKNEEAVKKGAGFISIISDDPDGLAGVDSEKLKTDMLARAKALRNYMKAIMNNECPWCVTAASSVAWAKKLFPDLADQEAYLKLWDLILTACRLDGDGIANWEEHISILDEKGNFLNSSQFEKIHIRSENGTDLYVGLPNNHIWQSAGSIAGKTGERFVANIPTEEVFTLPHKDITSGIVYNTKPLNYGGVLIDDFWLKFENGKVVDFAAKRGEEVLKNLLETDEGAKRIGEIALVPFHSPISNTKILFLETLYDENASCHIALGKAYPTCLENGENMSEEELAQAGANDSLIHVDFMIGDKTTNIVGITKDGKEVAIFKAGNWA; encoded by the coding sequence ATGACATTAGAACAAAGAATAGAAAATTATGCAAAAGTTGTTGCAAAAATAGGTATTAATACACAAGTAGATCAGGAGATAGTTATTCGCTCAAGTATCGAAGCAAGAGATTTTGCCCTAAAAGTATCTGAAGAATGCTATAAGTTAGGAGCAAAAAAAGTTAGTATCGACTGGAATGACCAAAAATTAAAAAGACAAAGCCTAACTTATGCCAGCAAGGAAAGTCTAGCAGAATTTCCAGAATGGTTGGTATCTAAAAATGAAGAAGCAGTTAAAAAGGGTGCTGGCTTTATATCTATAATCAGTGATGACCCAGACGGTTTGGCAGGAGTTGATAGCGAGAAATTAAAAACGGATATGCTAGCCCGAGCAAAAGCCCTGCGTAACTATATGAAAGCTATAATGAATAATGAATGCCCTTGGTGCGTAACGGCAGCATCTTCAGTAGCTTGGGCTAAAAAATTATTCCCAGACTTAGCAGACCAAGAAGCCTATTTGAAACTATGGGACTTGATACTGACTGCTTGCCGCCTTGATGGCGACGGTATAGCAAATTGGGAAGAACATATTTCTATACTTGATGAAAAAGGAAATTTTTTAAACTCTAGCCAATTTGAAAAAATCCACATAAGAAGCGAAAACGGAACAGACCTATATGTAGGACTACCAAACAATCACATTTGGCAAAGTGCAGGAAGTATCGCAGGTAAAACAGGAGAAAGATTTGTTGCCAACATTCCAACAGAAGAAGTATTTACTCTTCCCCATAAGGATATTACTAGCGGAATAGTTTATAATACTAAACCTCTTAATTATGGCGGAGTTTTAATAGATGATTTCTGGTTAAAATTTGAAAATGGAAAAGTTGTTGACTTTGCTGCTAAAAGGGGAGAAGAAGTTCTAAAAAATTTACTAGAAACAGATGAAGGTGCAAAAAGAATTGGAGAAATTGCCCTAGTACCCTTCCATTCACCAATTTCAAATACAAAGATTTTATTTTTAGAAACTCTGTACGATGAAAATGCATCTTGCCATATCGCCCTAGGTAAAGCATATCCTACTTGTTTAGAAAATGGAGAAAATATGTCAGAAGAAGAACTAGCTCAAGCTGGAGCTAACGACAGTTTAATTCACGTTGACTTTATGATAGGAGATAAGACTACCAACATAGTAGGAATAACAAAAGACGGCAAAGAAGTAGCAATATTCAAAGCAGGAAACTGGGCGTAA
- a CDS encoding N-acetylmuramoyl-L-alanine amidase family protein, whose translation MNKKLIASALVAGLVLPSVTAFTQPQNAQAKLSELAKYKSDEAIKAAEGKVKDANDALMMLLKKEGYKDLEKKHQELLEDAKVKVNKFEEEVKNSETKVKEAEGKLALAQLNVGKYTSTTKPSYTDEDLQTELMKVAKAEKELADLKEKLDMDKDALTVAQGAFALVEKHKAKELAEIKAAKKAVEDATTELNLAYLERYKAELEASKADGNTEDLEKARDKAGKALGMLLESVGNFKAKLEEAEKELRKAEFDYSEAARKLAVSGAKVGDPEYVNLLGDAQYYKAVAQYNKKYVDELKEALAYVESKVPGLSDNYLTKLNAEYGLTDTFTPGFAKKDGAWHYNKEDGTMAKGWVFDKGYNSWFYFDNDGKMAENTWRYVDGSWFFLNPGGYMAQNEWVKHTDGNWYYLKQGGYMAVNEYTPDGYLVDENGAWVK comes from the coding sequence ATGAACAAAAAATTAATCGCATCAGCTTTAGTTGCTGGTTTAGTATTACCATCAGTTACAGCTTTTACACAACCACAAAACGCCCAAGCCAAACTTAGCGAATTAGCTAAATACAAATCTGACGAAGCTATTAAGGCGGCTGAAGGAAAAGTTAAAGACGCTAATGATGCTCTAATGATGCTACTTAAAAAAGAAGGCTATAAAGATTTAGAGAAAAAACATCAAGAATTGTTAGAAGATGCTAAAGTAAAGGTTAATAAATTTGAAGAAGAAGTTAAAAATTCTGAAACTAAGGTTAAGGAGGCTGAAGGAAAACTTGCATTAGCCCAACTTAATGTAGGAAAATACACTTCTACTACAAAACCTAGCTACACTGACGAAGATTTACAAACAGAGTTAATGAAAGTTGCAAAAGCTGAGAAAGAATTAGCTGATTTAAAAGAAAAATTAGATATGGATAAGGATGCATTAACTGTGGCTCAAGGTGCTTTTGCATTGGTTGAGAAACATAAAGCTAAAGAACTAGCTGAAATCAAAGCAGCCAAAAAGGCAGTAGAGGATGCTACAACAGAACTTAATCTTGCTTATCTTGAAAGATATAAAGCTGAGCTAGAAGCATCAAAAGCTGATGGTAATACAGAAGATCTTGAGAAAGCTAGAGATAAAGCTGGAAAAGCTTTAGGAATGTTGCTTGAAAGTGTAGGTAATTTTAAGGCTAAACTAGAAGAAGCTGAAAAAGAGTTAAGAAAGGCTGAATTCGACTACTCTGAAGCGGCTAGAAAACTTGCTGTAAGTGGTGCAAAAGTAGGAGATCCAGAATATGTAAATCTACTTGGGGATGCTCAATATTATAAGGCAGTAGCTCAATATAATAAAAAATATGTAGATGAGTTAAAAGAAGCCTTAGCCTATGTAGAATCTAAAGTTCCAGGATTAAGTGATAACTACTTAACTAAATTAAATGCTGAATACGGTCTTACTGACACATTCACTCCAGGATTTGCTAAAAAAGACGGAGCTTGGCACTACAACAAAGAAGATGGAACTATGGCTAAGGGCTGGGTATTCGACAAAGGATACAATTCTTGGTTCTACTTCGATAACGACGGAAAAATGGCTGAGAACACTTGGAGATATGTAGACGGGTCTTGGTTCTTCCTAAATCCAGGAGGCTACATGGCTCAAAATGAGTGGGTTAAACACACTGACGGAAACTGGTACTACCTAAAACAAGGTGGCTACATGGCAGTTAATGAATATACTCCAGATGGCTATTTAGTAGATGAAAATGGAGCATGGGTAAAATAA